A single window of Nicotiana tomentosiformis chromosome 1, ASM39032v3, whole genome shotgun sequence DNA harbors:
- the LOC104101114 gene encoding uncharacterized protein codes for MQTPKVDFDTPLHFSSGRNVNRLDVPQEQVPEVILPQSSGSYVEQTAQQDEVVDIPVDNIETGVPDNDVVQPQDHNGVVATDVVRSHSGREIRQPVHYTLLGESYDRIPEEPTSEPVNYDQALHDKDVDKWVAGIKSEMGLCTLIKYEIL; via the coding sequence ATGCAAACCCCGAAAGTCGATTTTGACACACCATTGCATTTTAGTAGTGGGAGAAATGTCAATAGACTTGATGTCCCACAAGAACAAGTGCCCGAAGTCATACTACCACAAAGTAGTGGGAGTTATGTTGAGCAAACTGCACAACAGGATGAAGTCGTTGATATCCCTGTGGATAACATAGAGACTGGGGTTCCTGATAATGATGTGGTTCAACCACAAGATCATAATGGTGTAGTTGCAACTGATGTAGTGCGTAGTCATAGTGGGAGAGAAATAAGACAGCCAGTTCATTATACGCTCTTGGGAGAATCATATGATAGGATCCCTGAGGAGCCAACTTCCGAACCTGTCAATTACGACCAAGCACTACATGATAAAGATGTTGATAAGTGGGTTGCTGGTATAAAATCAGAGATGGGTCTATGCACTCTAATCAAGTATGAGATCTTGTAG
- the LOC104101107 gene encoding polygalacturonase inhibitor 1, whose amino-acid sequence MSKSITSVFFFFFLFLCLSSVQSLPPSSDIIALQAFKAAIKPSSIPSYSCLGSWNFSSDPCSVPRVTHFTCGLSCSSGNRVTELTLDPAGYSGTLTPLISKLTQLVTLDLQNNNFYGPIPASLSSLPNLRNLVLRLNSFSGSVPPSLTSLKSLLSLDLSHNSISGLPNSMNQLTSLRRLDLSYNKLTGSLPKLPPNLIELAAKANSLSGSLLKLSFDGLKQLEVVELSENLLSGTIEAWFFQLPSLQQVDMANNGFTRVEISRTGNLNSDLVAVDLGFNKIEGYLPVNFAFFPRLSSLSLSYNRFRGPIPWQYSKKVTLKRLYLDGNFLNGSPPAGFFGRQTGVTGSLGDNCLQKCPTSSQLCLKSQKPTSICQQAYGGKPKS is encoded by the coding sequence atgtcaaaatcaataacctctgttttctttttcttctttctctttctttgctTAAGTTCAGTTCAATCTCTTCCTCCATCTTCTGATATCATCGCACTTCAAGCTTTTAAAGCCGCCATTAAACCTTCTAGTATTCCTTCATATTCTTGTTTAGGTTCTTGGAATTTCAGTTCTGACCCTTGCTCTGTTCCTCGTGTGACTCATTTCACTTGTGGACTTTCTTGTAGTTCTGGTAATAGAGTTACTGAACTCACTCTTGACCCAGCTGGTTACTCAGGTACGCTTACTCCGTTAATTTCTAAACTCACTCAACTCGTCACTCTTGATCTTCAGAATAACAACTTCTACGGCCCAATTCCTGCTTCTCTCTCCTCTCTTCCCAATCTTAGAAACCTCGTTTTGAGACTTAACTCATTTTCTGGATCAGTCCCACCATCGCTCACTTCTCTTAAATCTCTTCTTTCCCTTGATCTTTCTCATAACTCGATTTCTGGGTTACCAAATTCGATGAACCAACTCACTAGCTTGAGAAGACTGGATCTTAGTTATAATAAGCTTACCGGGTCACTCCCAAAGTTACCCCCGAATCTTATAGAACTTGCAGCGAAGGCTAATTCTTTATCTGGGTCTCTATTAAAGTTGTCATTTGATGGGTTAAAACAGCTGGAAGTAGTTGAGCTGAGTGAAAATTTGTTATCCGGAACGATTGAAGCTTGGTTTTTTCAGTTACCTTCACTGCAACAAGTCGACATGGCGAATAACGGCTTTACACGTGTCGAGATCTCAAGGACTGGAAATCTGAACAGCGACCTCGTCGCCGTCGACTTGGGTTTCAACAAAATCGAAGGCTATTTGCCCGTAAATTTCGCGTTTTTTCCTCGGTTGTCTTCACTGTCGCTGAGCTATAACAGGTTTCGTGGACCAATCCCGTGGCAGTACAGTAAAAAGGTGACGTTGAAAAGGTTGTATTTGGACGGTAATTTCTTGAATGGGTCACCGCCGGCGGGATTTTTCGGCCGGCAAACGGGAGTCACCGGCAGTTTAGGGGACAATTGTTTACAAAAATGTCCGACTTCTTCGCAACTTTGCTTGAAATCACAGAAACCTACGTCCATTTGCCAACAAGCTTACGGTGGGAAACCAAAGTCTTAG
- the LOC138906763 gene encoding uncharacterized protein has protein sequence MPKKATTTQKGKSVDDETTSRAPRVTRAQGESHTEIPSQTSHTLPSPEEIRGALAPAPAPVFSFPQPDTSIQEMRDVIQLLTRLVTAQARRQEVGIDHADRAISARVRDFINLEFTGADPNEDPQVFIDRMQRTLRVMKATMIELVELSSYRLRDVVVNWYESWEFSRGENAPPAEWKEFTEAFLRHYLPPELRRARAYTQGVEEHKQKQRADHEHNRGQSKRARYSGPSSEFRCGQRQQYLRYPTHPSASAPLSLPVGYLIVPHIQGPVTVPGPLVLSHIMRDCLTRGGAGIDQPAISVASSSSSVRPPGQGSQAPAGRGRGRSGASSSRGPHNHIYALAGRQDHESSPDVVTGILSVSSYDVYALIDPGSTLSSKMVQFQFLGELILEWKGNTASPRAPLTKLTQKATKFQWTDTYEWSFQALKERLTSTPVLTLPEGIDGYVIYCDTSSVGLGWILMQHGKANVVADALSCRSMNSLSYLQPEKSEIARQLHELANIGVQLLDSGGTGVTIQDTTTSSLVTEVKECQYEDHVLAHYRDTTLQNEKTPYEITRDRFLRYRGRLCIPNVIGLRQQVMGEAH, from the exons atgcccaagaaggctacaaccacccagaagggcaagtccgtggatgATGAGACTACGAGTCGAGcaccacgagttaccagggctcaAGGAGAGTCACATactgagattccatctcagacttcacataccctaccCTCTCCGGAGGAGATCCGCGGGGCACTAGCTCCAGCGCCAGCCCCAGTATTCTCATTTCCTCAGCCAGATACCTCGattcaggagatgagagatgttattcagctattgactcgattagtgacTGCACAGGCTCGGCGCCAGGAGGTAGGTATCGaccatgcagatagggccattagtgcgagggttcgtgatttcattaatttggaattcactggagcagatccaaatgaggaccctcaggtatttattgataggatgcagagaactttgagggtaatgaaggccactatgATTGAGTTAGTTGAGCTATCTTCTTATAGACTTCGGGATGTtgtagttaattggtacgagtcttgggagttttcGAGAGGTGAGAATGCCCCTCCAGCTGAATGGAaagagtttacagaggcttttcttcgtcattatttgccaccagagcttagacgggccaga gcatacactcagggtgtagaggagcataagcagaagcagagggccgatcaTGAGCAtaataggggccagagtaagagagcgagatattCAGGTCCTTCTAGTGAGTTTCGATGTGGTCAGCGACAACAGTACCTAAGGTATCCAACCCATCCATCAGCCAGTGCACCCCTTAGTTTGCCGGTAGGatatttgatcgttccacatattcagggcccagtcacagttccagggcctctagttctca gccacattatgagagattgtctgacgagaggtggtgcaggtatagATCAGCCAGCGATATCTGTAGccagttcgtcatcatcagtacgcccccctgggcaaggttcacaggcaccagctggtcgtggtagaggtagaagtggagcatctagctcgcgCGGTCCTCATAACCATATTTAtgcattagcgggtcgacaggatcatgagtcatcacctgatgttgttacaggtatattatcagtctcctcatatgatgtatatgcattgattgatccaggttccaccttatc atcaaagatggttcagtTTCAGTTTCTAGGGGAGCTaattctggagtggaaaggtaatactgcatcgccAAGAG caccattgacaaagttgactcagaaggcaactaagtttcagtggactgatacTTATGagtggagtttccaggcattaaaGGAAAGATTGACTTCAACACCGGTTCTGACACTTCCAGAAGGGAtcgatggttatgttatctattgtgacACTTCGAGCGTTGGATTGGGTTGGATAttaatgcagcatg ggaaggcgaatgtagtagccgatgccctcagTTGTAGATCAATGaatagcctatcatatttacagccagagaaaaGTGAGATAGCTCGTCAGTTACATGAGCTAGCTAATATTGGGGTTCAATTACTAGATTCAGGtggtaccggagttactattcaggacacgacaacatcctctctagtaactgaagtgaaggaatgccagtATGAAGATCATGTGCTAGCTCACTATAGAGATACAACCCTTCAAAATGAGAAGACACCATATGAGATTACAAGAGATAGATTTCttagatatcgaggtcgattatgtattcctaatgtgatagggttgcgccagcaggttatgggagaagctcactaa